In Pseudofrankia saprophytica, one genomic interval encodes:
- a CDS encoding primary-amine oxidase — MTTTADAIGTAPHPLEPLSGDEVRAATAILTTSDLFVEGSRFAYVELAEPPKAQVVAWTAGTPWDRQAAMVLRNPKTRTTYEAVVSLTRGHVVSWRAVDGMQAPMMTEEFMACEAVVRADPRWREAVRKRGVTDFELCMIDPWASGYTGPEDDPALRRIIRPLTFVRSSQFDNGYARPVEGLIVTVDLDTMEVVEVADHGVVPLPPLGGNYEPDLMVQAGNVTGFTEQRPPMKPIEIIQPDGPSFTVGGHYVEWANWRLRIGFTPREGLVLHDVCYVDRGEVRPVLYRASLAEMYVPYGDPAPTHWNKNVFDEGEYGLGWLANSLTLGCDCLGEIFYFDGVVNDQDGQPVTIDNAVCMHEEDASVGWKHTDFRTLRGEVRRNRRLVVSFYATVGNYEYGFYWNLYLDGSIELEIKLTGILSTGACEVGATPEYGTLIAPGLHAPNHEHYFSIRLDMRVDGDRNTVYEVDSVSAGPMSPANPHGNAWRTVKTPITSEAMSGRDGNPLNGRAWLIASADRTSKLGAPTAYKLEPGAYTAPLWVDGSQQAQRGGFATKQLWVTAYDPAERYACGDYVAQNISGDGVARYVQADRPLADTDVVLWYTAGAHHVVRPEDWPVMPVTKIGFHLKPFGFFDGNPMLDVPPEPAACHTGCAHCAAGGECNCH, encoded by the coding sequence ATGACTACCACCGCCGATGCGATCGGCACCGCGCCGCACCCGCTCGAGCCGCTCAGCGGTGACGAGGTGCGCGCGGCAACCGCGATCCTGACGACCTCCGACCTGTTCGTCGAGGGCTCCCGGTTCGCCTACGTCGAGCTCGCCGAGCCGCCGAAGGCTCAGGTCGTCGCCTGGACGGCCGGAACGCCGTGGGACCGGCAGGCCGCGATGGTGCTGCGCAACCCGAAGACGCGGACCACCTACGAGGCCGTCGTCTCGCTCACCCGCGGCCATGTTGTCTCCTGGCGCGCTGTCGACGGGATGCAGGCGCCGATGATGACCGAGGAGTTCATGGCCTGCGAGGCGGTCGTGCGCGCGGACCCGCGCTGGCGGGAGGCAGTTCGCAAGCGTGGGGTCACCGACTTCGAACTCTGCATGATCGACCCGTGGGCCAGCGGCTACACCGGACCCGAGGACGACCCGGCTCTGCGCCGCATCATCCGCCCGCTCACCTTCGTCCGCTCGTCCCAGTTCGACAACGGCTACGCGCGCCCGGTCGAGGGACTGATCGTCACGGTCGACCTCGACACGATGGAGGTCGTCGAGGTCGCTGACCATGGCGTCGTCCCACTGCCGCCGCTGGGCGGCAACTACGAGCCCGACCTCATGGTCCAGGCGGGCAACGTCACGGGTTTCACCGAGCAACGTCCGCCGATGAAGCCGATCGAGATCATCCAGCCGGACGGGCCGAGCTTCACGGTCGGGGGTCACTACGTCGAGTGGGCGAACTGGCGGCTGCGGATCGGTTTCACGCCCCGCGAGGGTCTGGTGCTGCACGACGTCTGCTATGTCGACAGAGGTGAGGTACGTCCCGTTCTGTACCGGGCCTCGCTGGCCGAGATGTACGTCCCGTATGGCGACCCGGCGCCGACGCATTGGAACAAGAACGTGTTCGACGAGGGCGAGTACGGCCTGGGCTGGCTGGCGAACTCGCTCACCCTCGGCTGCGACTGCCTCGGCGAGATCTTCTACTTCGATGGCGTCGTCAATGACCAGGACGGCCAGCCGGTCACGATCGACAACGCGGTCTGCATGCACGAGGAGGACGCGTCGGTCGGCTGGAAGCACACCGACTTCCGCACCCTGCGCGGCGAGGTCCGCCGCAACCGCCGCCTCGTCGTCTCCTTTTACGCCACCGTCGGCAACTACGAGTACGGCTTCTACTGGAATCTCTATCTCGACGGCTCGATCGAGCTGGAAATCAAGCTGACGGGAATCCTCTCGACCGGTGCCTGCGAGGTCGGTGCGACGCCGGAGTACGGCACCCTGATCGCGCCCGGGCTGCACGCGCCGAACCACGAGCACTACTTCAGCATTCGGTTGGACATGCGGGTCGACGGCGACCGGAACACCGTCTACGAGGTCGACTCGGTCTCGGCCGGCCCGATGAGCCCCGCGAACCCCCACGGCAACGCCTGGCGGACGGTGAAGACTCCGATTACCTCCGAGGCCATGAGCGGCAGGGACGGCAACCCGCTGAACGGCCGCGCGTGGCTGATCGCCAGTGCGGACCGGACGTCCAAGCTGGGCGCCCCGACGGCGTACAAGCTCGAGCCCGGCGCCTACACCGCGCCGCTGTGGGTCGACGGTTCCCAGCAGGCCCAGCGTGGCGGCTTCGCGACGAAGCAGTTGTGGGTGACCGCGTATGACCCGGCTGAGCGCTACGCCTGCGGCGACTACGTCGCCCAGAACATCAGCGGCGACGGCGTGGCCAGGTACGTCCAGGCCGACCGTCCGCTGGCGGACACGGACGTCGTCCTCTGGTACACGGCCGGCGCCCACCACGTCGTCCGACCGGAGGACTGGCCGGTCATGCCGGTCACGAAGATCGGCTTCCACCTGAAGCCGTTCGGTTTCTTCGACGGCAACCCGATGCTCGACGTCCCGCCCGAGCCCGCCGCCTGCCACACCGGCTGCGCCCACTGCGCCGCCGGCGGCGAGTGCAACTGCCACTGA
- a CDS encoding TIR domain-containing protein encodes MVTEADSPAGPQTGGGVDFLVSYIETDEEWATWISSRLEEAGYSVRVEAWDLSVGMHRTGEQHRALIEAKRIIAVASPAYFASKRKAVEWLSALAEDPLGDLRKLLPMRVEDFLLPGLLSERVTTDLFGVDEATAYERLLAAVRGAKRPEHVLAFPGRPGTGTGQKALYFPGQFQGRGAAWPPGRSPFPGLAAFDASLAAVFKGRDAEIRWLVDTLTSPAGDRAGLLAVVGPSGCGKSSLVAAGLVPAMTDDPYHWLVAPPFAPGDRPLVALAEVLADLARDHGLNWESSQLTSQLAKPDAIVEVTRALLAAARTAPRLLVIIDQAEELLVRASPDSRKEFLAVLAAASAGPVRVVATLRSEYLGRLVEETTQVGLPIRTEAILPLRQEMLRLVVSEPARLAGLTIDDQLVARLVTDTGDGQALPLLAFTLQRLCVQAHRVGTTIISDVLYEAIGEVRSVLIEHADVALDKAATATGLSREEVLTGLLQLISVDTEGRPTRHRLTLDDINDRIRSTLAPFIAHRLLTVDATPGGSATIDIAHERLFADWCPLAKAIDQRSDQLRLRSQADTAAADWDHHGRPPKRLWSLPLAAEALAAFDSDNLTSVTRDFLIDSRRRGRRRLARIWTVFIGLLVALVVLVVYGLQMRGTAEEGDRVRTADQLLVRADSIRAKDPVLALRLAVAAYDLSPRNHRDRIRGNLLGLLGDTPALRATITAHSSQVWVVAFGPNETLASAGNDGTVLLWNVTDPAHPDPAGRFFTGDAGLLSTMTFSVNGLIATTSDSGTAQLWDVTDPTNPQQLDASFIGPVDTLAFGPGGVLAAVSGKTVQLWDVTDPANPRRGGSLTGHTDDIFTLAFGPNGILATASWDTTVRLWDVTDLDHPYQRGKPLTTSYASSVTSVAFGRNGILVSASDDGTVRLWDVASPDSAHQFGNPLTGHTNSEADVALGPGSLLATADEKTIQLWDISDPINPRQVGDPLTAHTDSISKLEFGPDGILATASWDTTVRLWDAASLQQLRTHVVEVSCQRAGGGLTEKEWDQYLPDEPFRNTCDPARIGR; translated from the coding sequence GTGGTGACCGAAGCGGACTCGCCCGCTGGCCCGCAAACTGGCGGCGGCGTAGATTTTCTCGTGTCCTACATAGAAACCGACGAGGAGTGGGCGACCTGGATATCCAGTCGGCTGGAGGAAGCCGGGTACAGCGTTCGGGTTGAGGCATGGGACCTCTCCGTCGGGATGCACCGGACCGGGGAGCAGCATCGCGCCCTGATAGAAGCAAAGCGGATCATAGCGGTTGCCTCGCCTGCCTATTTTGCGTCAAAGCGTAAGGCGGTGGAATGGCTATCCGCACTGGCGGAGGACCCGTTGGGTGATCTCCGCAAACTCCTGCCGATGCGGGTAGAAGACTTCCTCTTGCCGGGATTGCTTTCCGAACGGGTCACTACCGACCTGTTCGGCGTTGATGAAGCAACCGCCTATGAACGGCTGCTGGCGGCCGTGCGCGGCGCGAAGAGACCTGAACATGTCCTGGCGTTCCCAGGCAGGCCAGGTACTGGTACTGGCCAGAAGGCGCTGTACTTCCCCGGTCAGTTTCAGGGACGGGGGGCGGCATGGCCGCCGGGCAGGTCACCATTTCCCGGTCTCGCTGCCTTCGACGCCAGCCTGGCGGCAGTGTTCAAAGGCCGAGACGCGGAGATCAGATGGCTCGTAGACACCTTGACCAGCCCGGCTGGGGACAGAGCTGGGCTGCTGGCAGTGGTTGGCCCGTCCGGGTGCGGCAAGTCGTCTCTTGTCGCAGCCGGGCTTGTCCCGGCGATGACGGACGATCCCTACCACTGGCTGGTGGCACCTCCCTTCGCCCCCGGTGACCGGCCACTGGTCGCGTTGGCAGAGGTGCTCGCCGATCTAGCCCGCGATCACGGGTTGAATTGGGAAAGCAGCCAGCTGACCAGCCAGCTCGCCAAGCCGGATGCGATCGTGGAGGTTACGCGAGCACTTCTCGCGGCAGCTCGGACCGCGCCGCGGCTGCTGGTCATCATCGACCAAGCGGAGGAGCTGCTGGTTCGAGCCAGCCCAGACAGCAGGAAGGAATTTCTCGCCGTGCTCGCCGCGGCAAGTGCCGGACCTGTGCGGGTGGTCGCTACCCTGCGCTCGGAGTATCTTGGACGGCTCGTCGAGGAGACCACACAGGTAGGGCTACCAATACGTACCGAGGCAATCCTCCCATTGCGCCAAGAAATGCTTCGTCTGGTGGTCAGCGAGCCGGCGCGACTGGCCGGGCTGACCATCGACGACCAGCTGGTTGCTCGTCTGGTTACCGACACCGGAGACGGGCAAGCCCTGCCGCTACTTGCCTTTACGCTACAACGGCTCTGCGTCCAAGCGCACCGGGTAGGCACGACAATAATCTCCGATGTTCTGTACGAAGCTATCGGCGAAGTGCGTAGCGTTCTCATCGAACATGCCGACGTCGCCCTCGACAAGGCCGCCACCGCTACTGGCCTCAGCCGTGAAGAGGTGCTGACTGGCCTGCTGCAACTGATCAGCGTTGACACCGAGGGCCGCCCAACGCGCCACCGTCTTACCCTCGACGACATAAATGATCGCATCCGCAGTACACTCGCGCCGTTCATTGCCCACCGGCTGCTTACTGTTGACGCTACTCCCGGCGGCTCAGCGACCATTGACATCGCCCACGAACGGCTCTTCGCAGACTGGTGCCCTCTCGCCAAAGCGATCGATCAGAGGTCCGACCAGCTCCGGCTACGCAGTCAGGCCGATACTGCTGCCGCCGACTGGGATCATCACGGTCGCCCACCCAAACGGTTGTGGAGCCTTCCCCTAGCGGCTGAAGCACTCGCTGCTTTCGACTCAGACAACCTCACGTCCGTCACCCGCGATTTTCTGATCGATAGCCGTCGTCGAGGCCGACGCAGGCTCGCCCGCATTTGGACCGTTTTTATCGGCCTCCTCGTCGCCCTCGTCGTTCTTGTGGTCTATGGCCTTCAGATGAGGGGTACTGCGGAAGAAGGAGACCGTGTCAGGACCGCCGACCAGCTCCTTGTCCGCGCCGACAGTATCCGCGCCAAGGACCCGGTCCTAGCACTTCGTCTTGCCGTGGCCGCCTACGACCTTTCCCCCCGCAATCACCGAGACCGCATTCGCGGCAATCTGCTCGGCCTCTTGGGCGACACCCCCGCTCTGCGCGCCACCATCACCGCCCACTCCAGCCAGGTGTGGGTAGTGGCCTTTGGACCCAATGAGACACTGGCCTCCGCCGGCAACGACGGAACGGTACTGCTATGGAACGTCACAGACCCAGCGCACCCCGACCCGGCGGGTCGCTTCTTCACGGGTGACGCCGGCCTTTTGTCCACAATGACATTCAGCGTCAATGGGCTCATCGCCACAACCAGCGACAGCGGGACGGCACAACTCTGGGACGTCACTGACCCCACCAACCCTCAGCAACTCGACGCTTCCTTCATCGGCCCCGTCGACACGCTGGCCTTCGGCCCTGGCGGAGTTCTCGCCGCCGTCAGCGGGAAGACGGTGCAGCTCTGGGACGTCACCGACCCGGCCAACCCTCGCAGAGGCGGCAGTCTGACCGGCCACACCGACGATATATTCACGCTGGCATTCGGACCAAACGGTATCCTCGCCACCGCCAGCTGGGACACCACAGTACGACTGTGGGACGTCACTGATCTCGATCACCCCTACCAGCGCGGTAAGCCTCTTACCACCAGCTACGCCAGTTCGGTGACCTCGGTGGCCTTCGGACGAAATGGGATACTAGTATCCGCCAGCGATGACGGGACAGTACGACTGTGGGACGTGGCCAGTCCAGATAGCGCCCACCAGTTTGGCAACCCCCTCACCGGCCACACCAACTCTGAGGCGGACGTGGCGCTCGGACCCGGCAGTCTCCTCGCCACCGCCGACGAGAAGACGATACAGCTCTGGGACATATCCGACCCAATCAATCCACGCCAAGTCGGCGACCCCCTCACCGCCCACACCGACTCGATATCCAAACTGGAATTTGGCCCCGACGGCATCCTCGCCACCGCCAGCTGGGACACCACAGTACGACTGTGGGACGCCGCCAGTTTGCAGCAGCTTCGGACGCATGTGGTAGAGGTGTCCTGTCAACGCGCGGGCGGCGGCCTAACCGAAAAAGAATGGGACCAGTATCTGCCGGATGAACCATTCCGGAATACCTGCGACCCAGCCCGCATCGGGCGTTAG
- a CDS encoding helix-turn-helix domain-containing protein has protein sequence MRVEYVSRVPRPPLDGLIDDLYYLEGAPPYARLTLPPAPAALLIVNLGAPFRIRAGTDIETAEYADGCVVTMPTRAWDFGYPLPTRSVGVHVKPWGLAPFLPMPAAELCDRPVTVEQVWGRPATAELRDRLATADGPHEMLTLLEEELMRRLCETPGLRLVRHTSSVIAATSGAVAIGDLSVAAGVSNTHLAQRFKELIGVTPKRLARTRRFAATVLAINPAEPIDWGELAGGAGYFDQAHFGHEFRAFTGLTPTRYVEVRRRFLRDHPGHALDGWPLPAD, from the coding sequence GTGCGCGTGGAGTACGTGTCCAGAGTGCCGCGACCGCCGCTGGACGGGCTGATCGACGACCTTTACTACCTGGAGGGTGCGCCGCCGTACGCCCGGCTGACGCTGCCGCCGGCGCCGGCGGCGCTGCTCATCGTCAACCTCGGGGCGCCGTTCCGTATCCGCGCCGGGACCGACATCGAGACGGCCGAGTACGCCGACGGCTGCGTGGTCACCATGCCCACCCGCGCGTGGGACTTCGGCTACCCACTCCCGACCCGGTCCGTCGGCGTGCACGTCAAGCCGTGGGGGCTGGCGCCGTTCCTGCCGATGCCCGCGGCCGAGCTGTGTGACCGGCCGGTGACGGTAGAGCAGGTTTGGGGCCGGCCCGCCACCGCTGAGCTGCGAGACCGGCTGGCCACGGCGGACGGACCGCACGAGATGCTGACGCTGCTCGAAGAGGAGCTGATGCGACGGCTGTGCGAGACCCCCGGCCTGAGGCTGGTCCGCCATACGAGCAGCGTCATCGCGGCGACCAGCGGGGCGGTGGCGATCGGCGACCTGAGCGTGGCAGCCGGTGTCAGCAACACTCACCTGGCACAGCGGTTCAAGGAGCTCATCGGCGTCACGCCGAAGCGGCTGGCCCGCACCCGCCGCTTCGCCGCCACCGTGCTCGCGATCAACCCCGCCGAACCGATCGACTGGGGCGAGCTCGCCGGTGGCGCAGGCTACTTCGACCAGGCCCACTTCGGCCACGAGTTCCGGGCGTTCACCGGGCTCACGCCGACCCGGTACGTCGAAGTCCGGCGGCGGTTCCTGCGCGATCATCCCGGCCACGCGCTGGACGGCTGGCCGCTGCCGGCCGATTGA